In Longimicrobium sp., one DNA window encodes the following:
- the infB gene encoding translation initiation factor IF-2: MRVFEVAKELSVPAEALVHLLREMDIPVRSHMSDISDEHVARVRTWVERERRLGHKDVAEAVEAAAADVASAPKRRRRKKEEVEESADSTASPAADAAEALQAEAAEAAAERGAELVTVGGREPTGATVIVDTAAPPPPVVEEEPAAPAAAEPAEPVRPAAEAAAAEPEARPAEPAAPRRVLRPEPARPEPLRPAASASPTPGGRVERGPVPARPEGGRPTPPSVRPARPGEREPRRDGGAAAPPRPAREGADGFPPRPARAFTPPTPARAGFPAAGQGGGARPAGGAAKPAGGEGGRKKDKKKKKGKGWVDQEAVEETFRKTMAAMESGGRGSTGKKRRAQHRDMAALREERREAEVQRRAEEARTVRVNEFLTVAELAELIDVPATQIIGSAFKNLGLMVTINQRLDFDQIELLLDEFGFKAVREEEYGAELMEEAVAEDEEADLRPRPPVVTVMGHVDHGKTSLLDYVRKTNVIAGEAGGITQHIGAYHVELPDGRSISFLDTPGHAAFTAMRARGAEVTDVVILVVAADDSVMPQTIEAISHARNAGVPIVVAVNKVDLPDANPMRVKQDLLQHGVVLEDFGGDVMSAEVSAKRGMGMDDLLEKVLLQADLLELRANPDREAVGTVIEAQLDVGKGPVATVLVTSGTLRVGDHVVVGLQHGRVRAMLDERGRAVREAGPAIPVQILGLSGVPGAGDQMVAMEPDRAAEVAQTRQRLEREKRMRIRSRGVKLTDLSKLLAQQAGGATLNLVIKGDVDGSVQALSDALQQLSTSEVKVQVVHSAVGAINESDVLLASTTTAIVVGFHVRPTAEARATAEREDVDIRLYNIIYEAVEEVRAAMEGLLSPEQREVLLGTAEVRQLFKVPRVGTVAGCMVTHGVLDRRGRIRVIRDAVQIYEGELASLKRFKDDAREVREGFECGLNIHNFNDVKVGDVLECYRVEEVARTLAGAGSPGEER, from the coding sequence ATGCGTGTCTTCGAAGTCGCCAAGGAGCTGAGCGTCCCGGCAGAGGCCTTGGTGCACCTGCTGCGGGAGATGGACATCCCGGTGCGCAGCCACATGTCGGACATCTCCGACGAGCACGTGGCCCGCGTGCGCACCTGGGTGGAGCGCGAGCGCCGCCTGGGGCACAAGGACGTGGCCGAGGCCGTCGAGGCGGCTGCCGCCGACGTGGCGAGCGCCCCGAAGCGCCGCCGCCGCAAGAAGGAGGAGGTGGAGGAGTCCGCCGACTCGACCGCCTCGCCCGCGGCCGACGCCGCCGAGGCGCTGCAGGCCGAGGCCGCCGAGGCCGCGGCCGAGCGCGGGGCCGAGCTGGTCACCGTCGGCGGGCGCGAGCCCACCGGCGCCACGGTGATCGTCGACACCGCCGCGCCGCCGCCGCCCGTGGTCGAGGAAGAGCCCGCCGCCCCCGCCGCGGCCGAGCCCGCGGAGCCGGTGCGCCCCGCCGCCGAGGCCGCGGCCGCCGAGCCCGAGGCCCGCCCCGCCGAGCCCGCGGCCCCGCGCCGCGTGCTGCGGCCCGAGCCGGCGCGCCCCGAGCCGCTGCGCCCCGCCGCGTCGGCGTCGCCCACCCCGGGCGGCCGCGTGGAGCGCGGGCCCGTCCCGGCGCGCCCCGAGGGCGGGCGCCCCACCCCGCCGTCGGTGCGCCCGGCGCGCCCCGGCGAGCGCGAGCCGCGCCGCGACGGCGGCGCCGCCGCCCCGCCGCGCCCGGCGCGCGAGGGGGCCGACGGCTTCCCGCCGCGCCCCGCGCGCGCCTTCACCCCGCCGACGCCCGCGCGCGCCGGGTTCCCGGCCGCCGGGCAGGGCGGCGGCGCCCGGCCCGCCGGCGGCGCCGCCAAGCCGGCCGGCGGCGAGGGGGGGCGCAAGAAGGACAAGAAGAAGAAGAAGGGGAAGGGGTGGGTCGACCAGGAGGCGGTGGAGGAGACCTTCCGGAAGACCATGGCCGCCATGGAGTCGGGCGGCCGCGGGAGCACGGGGAAGAAGCGGCGGGCGCAGCACCGCGACATGGCCGCGCTGCGCGAGGAGCGCCGCGAGGCCGAGGTGCAGCGCCGCGCCGAGGAGGCGCGCACGGTGCGCGTCAACGAGTTCCTCACCGTGGCCGAGCTGGCCGAGCTGATCGACGTGCCGGCCACGCAGATCATCGGCTCCGCGTTCAAGAACCTGGGGCTGATGGTCACCATCAACCAGCGCCTGGACTTCGACCAGATCGAGCTGCTCCTCGACGAGTTCGGCTTCAAGGCCGTGCGCGAGGAGGAGTACGGCGCCGAGCTGATGGAGGAGGCGGTCGCCGAGGACGAGGAGGCCGACCTGCGCCCGCGCCCGCCGGTGGTCACCGTGATGGGCCACGTGGACCACGGCAAGACCAGCCTGCTCGACTACGTCCGCAAGACCAACGTGATCGCGGGCGAGGCGGGCGGCATCACGCAGCACATCGGCGCCTACCACGTGGAGCTCCCCGACGGGCGGAGCATCTCCTTCCTCGACACCCCGGGCCACGCGGCGTTCACCGCCATGCGCGCCCGCGGCGCCGAGGTCACCGACGTGGTGATCCTGGTGGTGGCCGCCGACGACTCGGTGATGCCGCAGACCATCGAGGCGATCAGCCACGCCCGGAACGCCGGCGTCCCGATCGTGGTGGCGGTCAACAAGGTGGACCTCCCCGACGCCAACCCGATGCGGGTGAAGCAGGACCTGCTGCAGCACGGCGTGGTGCTGGAGGACTTCGGCGGCGACGTGATGAGCGCCGAGGTCTCGGCCAAGCGGGGGATGGGGATGGACGACCTGCTGGAGAAGGTGCTCCTGCAGGCCGACCTGCTGGAGCTGCGCGCCAACCCCGACCGCGAGGCGGTGGGCACGGTGATCGAGGCCCAGCTCGACGTGGGGAAGGGCCCGGTGGCCACGGTGCTGGTGACCAGCGGCACGCTGCGCGTGGGCGACCACGTGGTGGTGGGGCTGCAGCACGGCCGGGTGCGCGCCATGCTCGACGAGCGCGGGCGCGCGGTGCGCGAGGCCGGGCCGGCGATCCCCGTGCAGATCCTCGGCCTCTCGGGCGTGCCCGGCGCGGGCGACCAGATGGTGGCGATGGAGCCCGACCGTGCCGCCGAGGTGGCGCAGACGCGCCAGCGGCTGGAGCGCGAGAAGCGCATGCGCATCCGGAGCCGCGGCGTCAAGCTCACCGACCTGTCGAAGCTGCTGGCCCAGCAGGCGGGCGGCGCCACGCTGAACCTGGTGATCAAGGGCGACGTGGACGGCTCGGTGCAGGCGCTCTCCGACGCGCTGCAGCAGCTCTCCACCAGCGAGGTGAAGGTGCAGGTGGTGCACAGCGCGGTGGGCGCCATCAACGAGAGCGACGTGCTCCTGGCCTCCACCACGACCGCCATCGTGGTCGGCTTCCACGTGCGCCCCACCGCCGAGGCGCGGGCCACGGCCGAGCGCGAGGACGTGGACATCCGCCTCTACAACATCATCTACGAGGCGGTGGAGGAGGTGCGCGCGGCGATGGAGGGGCTGCTCTCGCCCGAGCAGCGCGAGGTGCTCCTGGGCACCGCCGAGGTGCGCCAGCTCTTCAAGGTGCCGCGCGTGGGTACGGTGGCCGGCTGCATGGTCACCCACGGCGTGCTGGACCGCCGCGGCCGCATCCGCGTGATCCGCGACGCCGTGCAGATCTACGAGGGCGAGCTGGCCAGCCTCAAGCGCTTCAAGGACGACGCGCGCGAGGTGCGCGAGGGCTTCGAGTGCGGGCTGAACATCCACAACTTCAACGACGTCAAGGTGGGCGACGTCCTGGAGTGCTACCGGGTGGAGGAGGTGGCCCGCACCCTGGCCGGCGCGGGCTCGCCCGGCGAGGAGCGCTGA
- a CDS encoding ribosomal L7Ae/L30e/S12e/Gadd45 family protein: MAGSHRSGEKPARPAPAPERALLDLLGLAARARGLVYGTDGTRRAVRDGEVAAALLAADTSPTQRDKLVPLLEARGVPHATCLTREGLGAALGRAGVSAVGITHESFARRALELAAALAEETPQH, translated from the coding sequence TTGGCTGGTTCGCACCGATCCGGCGAGAAGCCCGCGCGTCCGGCGCCCGCGCCGGAGCGCGCGCTCCTGGACCTCCTGGGGCTGGCCGCCCGCGCGCGGGGGCTGGTCTACGGGACCGACGGCACCCGGCGCGCGGTCCGCGACGGCGAAGTGGCCGCCGCGCTCCTGGCGGCCGACACCTCCCCCACGCAGAGAGACAAGCTGGTCCCGCTGCTGGAGGCGCGCGGCGTGCCCCATGCCACCTGCCTGACGCGCGAGGGGCTGGGCGCGGCGCTCGGCAGGGCCGGCGTCTCGGCCGTCGGCATCACCCACGAGAGCTTCGCGCGGCGCGCCCTGGAGCTGGCGGCCGCGCTCGCGGAAGAGACCCCGCAGCACTGA
- the nusA gene encoding transcription termination factor NusA gives MNNATQVLAAFREMTANKAISRDELNDLIKDGILAALAKRYGPNVEAEIEIDEATGKIDITVLKEVVAEVEDPSREISLEEARWDDPDFEVGDVMEVPVEFAQFGRNAVMAAKQRILQRVREGERQKIRDEYEHRVGELLSGEVQQVERGKLVVLLNRAREADAIIPWKEQNPRERFRQGETIRAVLKKVEETPKGPRLILSRADPLFVAALFKLEVPEIQQGIVEIRAVSREVGGRSKLAVSSRDESIDPVGACVGLKGSRVRAVVQELGGERIDIVPWHPDPEIFAKRALAPARVAKVISDYEARTMTAIVDEDQLSLAIGRNGQNVRLASQLIGWQLDLYGSREWLEHGAERALFGGGGETEYDNTDFPLKELDLAPATLAALEAAGYDTFFDIIDLDREDLLRIPAIGPAEADRILALIEEMTVEEEEGAAEPVASQAMAGASEASEDTSAQTDGAGPAEGLTEG, from the coding sequence ATGAACAACGCGACGCAGGTTCTCGCGGCCTTCCGCGAGATGACGGCCAACAAGGCCATCTCTCGCGACGAGCTCAACGACCTGATCAAGGACGGCATCCTGGCGGCCCTCGCCAAGCGCTACGGCCCCAACGTGGAGGCCGAGATCGAGATCGACGAGGCCACGGGGAAGATCGACATCACCGTGCTCAAGGAAGTCGTCGCCGAGGTCGAGGACCCCTCGCGCGAGATCTCGCTGGAGGAGGCCCGCTGGGACGACCCCGACTTCGAGGTCGGCGACGTGATGGAGGTGCCGGTCGAGTTCGCCCAGTTCGGCCGCAACGCGGTGATGGCCGCCAAGCAGCGCATCCTGCAGCGCGTGCGCGAGGGCGAGCGCCAGAAGATCCGCGACGAGTACGAGCACCGCGTGGGCGAGTTGCTCTCGGGCGAGGTGCAGCAGGTGGAGCGCGGCAAGCTGGTGGTGCTGCTCAACCGCGCCCGCGAGGCCGACGCCATCATCCCCTGGAAGGAGCAGAACCCGCGCGAGCGCTTCCGCCAGGGCGAGACGATCCGCGCCGTGCTCAAGAAGGTGGAGGAGACGCCCAAGGGCCCGCGCCTGATCCTCTCTCGCGCCGACCCGCTCTTCGTGGCCGCGCTCTTCAAGCTGGAGGTCCCCGAGATCCAGCAGGGGATCGTGGAGATCCGCGCCGTCAGCCGCGAGGTGGGCGGCCGCAGCAAGCTGGCCGTCAGTTCGCGCGACGAGTCGATCGACCCGGTGGGCGCCTGCGTGGGGCTCAAGGGGAGCCGCGTGCGCGCGGTGGTGCAGGAGCTGGGCGGAGAAAGGATCGACATCGTCCCCTGGCACCCCGACCCGGAGATCTTCGCCAAGCGCGCGCTGGCCCCGGCGCGGGTGGCCAAGGTGATCTCCGACTACGAGGCGCGCACCATGACGGCCATCGTCGACGAGGACCAGCTGTCGCTGGCCATCGGCCGCAACGGGCAGAACGTGCGCCTGGCCAGCCAGCTGATCGGCTGGCAGCTGGACCTGTACGGCTCGCGCGAGTGGCTGGAGCACGGCGCCGAGCGCGCCCTCTTCGGCGGCGGCGGCGAGACCGAGTACGACAACACCGACTTCCCGCTCAAGGAGCTGGACCTGGCGCCGGCCACGCTGGCGGCGCTGGAGGCGGCGGGGTACGACACCTTCTTCGACATCATCGACCTGGACCGCGAGGACCTGCTGCGCATCCCGGCCATCGGCCCCGCCGAGGCCGACCGCATCCTGGCGCTGATCGAGGAGATGACGGTCGAGGAGGAGGAGGGCGCCGCCGAGCCGGTGGCGTCGCAGGCGATGGCCGGCGCCAGCGAGGCGTCGGAGGATACCAGCGCCCAGACCGACGGCGCCGGGCCGGCGGAGGGGTTGACAGAGGGGTAA
- the rimP gene encoding ribosome maturation factor RimP, whose product MAESGAEGGGLARDIERAVEEMGFELVELEVAGNRARPILRVYIDRPDSVPGQASVSLDDCTTVSRRLQPGLDGREDLSENYVLEVSSPGVERPLTRTRDWRRFAGQEVAVRGKGALGGRAKRLEGELVGVDGGDGEERVRLRLAGGDEVEFPLAEVEKAHLVYRWDRK is encoded by the coding sequence ATGGCGGAGAGCGGCGCAGAGGGCGGCGGCCTGGCGCGCGACATCGAGCGCGCCGTCGAGGAGATGGGCTTCGAGCTGGTGGAGCTGGAGGTGGCCGGCAACCGCGCCCGGCCGATCCTGCGCGTCTACATCGACCGCCCCGACTCGGTCCCCGGCCAGGCGTCGGTCTCGCTGGACGACTGCACCACGGTCAGCCGCCGCCTGCAGCCCGGGCTCGACGGGCGCGAGGACCTCTCCGAGAACTACGTGCTCGAGGTCTCCTCGCCCGGCGTGGAGCGGCCGCTCACCCGGACGCGCGACTGGAGGCGCTTCGCCGGGCAGGAGGTGGCCGTGCGCGGCAAGGGCGCGCTCGGCGGGCGGGCCAAGCGGCTGGAGGGCGAGCTGGTGGGGGTGGACGGCGGCGACGGCGAGGAGCGGGTGCGGCTGCGCCTGGCCGGCGGCGACGAGGTCGAGTTCCCGCTGGCCGAGGTCGAGAAGGCGCACCTGGTGTACCGGTGGGACCGGAAGTGA
- a CDS encoding RES family NAD+ phosphorylase: MTAARGAGEPGPPPPPPGDLDRRPLPLHVSPAGTELFRIHRVGREAVFFGPPPGRPPRGRWDAPGGEFRVCYLGEASFVAFAETLLREPGRPLVEAVDVADRAIARVRVERDLRLVALHGAGLARLGATASVCMGPYDVSRRWALALHEHPDRPDGIRYRARHDDDGFAVALFDRAADAAAEVGTRGLLAPEGAEELAEWLDRYGIGLV, translated from the coding sequence TTGACCGCGGCCCGCGGCGCCGGCGAGCCCGGACCGCCTCCGCCGCCACCGGGCGACCTGGACCGGCGCCCGCTCCCGCTGCACGTCTCACCGGCGGGGACGGAGCTGTTCCGGATCCACCGGGTCGGGCGGGAAGCCGTCTTCTTCGGCCCGCCGCCGGGCAGGCCGCCCCGCGGGCGGTGGGACGCGCCCGGCGGGGAGTTCCGCGTCTGCTACCTGGGCGAGGCGTCGTTCGTCGCCTTCGCCGAGACGCTGCTCCGGGAGCCCGGCCGCCCGCTGGTGGAAGCGGTCGACGTCGCGGACCGCGCCATCGCCCGCGTCCGCGTCGAGCGCGACCTCCGCCTTGTCGCGCTGCACGGCGCGGGGCTGGCGCGCCTCGGGGCGACGGCGTCGGTCTGCATGGGCCCGTACGACGTGTCGCGGAGGTGGGCGCTCGCGCTCCACGAGCATCCCGACCGGCCCGACGGGATCCGCTACCGCGCGCGCCACGACGACGACGGCTTCGCGGTCGCGCTGTTCGACCGTGCGGCGGACGCCGCCGCGGAGGTGGGTACGCGCGGGCTGCTGGCGCCGGAGGGAGCGGAGGAGCTCGCGGAATGGCTGGACCGCTACGGCATCGGGCTGGTCTAG
- a CDS encoding FRG domain-containing protein, translating to METRFDDIEEVRIESLGELLDRVTPDEHDPVSGRIRDTSVYRGAGDARYPLLTSLDRLGGTRPPHSKRHLEEHILRNFIRYSRPFLEHQPANEWELLVTAQHHGLPTRLLDWSYSPLIAAHFATLGGECEGDRVVWRLNWRKVHEHFGLPPLAFLVEDLDAMLRERGIRDLRQLLGDEVPRAARFVCMLDPPALDDRIIAQAATFTFSTDKTHAFDEILRQEGLVDALTRYIIPAGRVNYVRDQLDLCAIDERKLFPDLDGVAAQMRRYYWPSGDEEPDAGRADAGRERAAD from the coding sequence ATGGAGACGCGTTTCGACGACATCGAGGAAGTCCGCATCGAGAGCCTGGGCGAGCTGCTGGACCGGGTGACGCCCGACGAGCACGACCCGGTGAGCGGGCGCATCCGCGACACCTCGGTGTACCGCGGCGCCGGCGACGCGCGCTATCCGCTGCTCACCAGCCTGGACCGGCTGGGGGGGACCCGTCCGCCACACAGCAAGCGCCACCTGGAGGAGCACATCCTCCGCAACTTCATCCGCTACTCGCGCCCGTTCCTGGAGCACCAGCCCGCCAACGAGTGGGAGCTGCTGGTGACCGCGCAGCACCACGGGCTGCCCACGCGGCTGCTGGACTGGAGCTACTCGCCGCTCATCGCCGCGCACTTCGCCACGCTGGGCGGCGAGTGCGAGGGCGACCGGGTGGTGTGGCGGCTCAACTGGCGGAAGGTGCACGAGCACTTCGGCCTGCCGCCGCTGGCGTTCCTGGTGGAAGACCTGGACGCCATGCTCCGCGAGCGCGGCATCCGCGACCTGCGCCAGCTCCTGGGCGACGAGGTGCCGCGCGCGGCCCGCTTCGTCTGCATGCTCGACCCGCCGGCGCTGGACGACCGCATCATCGCGCAGGCCGCCACCTTCACCTTCTCGACCGACAAGACGCACGCGTTCGACGAGATCCTGCGGCAGGAGGGGCTGGTGGACGCGCTCACCCGCTACATCATCCCGGCGGGCCGCGTGAACTACGTGCGCGACCAGCTCGACCTCTGCGCCATCGACGAGCGCAAGCTCTTCCCCGACCTCGACGGCGTCGCCGCGCAGATGCGGCGCTACTACTGGCCCTCGGGCGACGAGGAGCCCGACGCCGGGCGCGCGGACGCCGGGCGGGAGCGCGCAGCGGATTGA
- a CDS encoding polyphenol oxidase family protein: MPLWVHPEWEERFPWLVQGTTGRGEDGEFDLGLSGAQPVGKVLGRWRSLLAATGMEVAAHARQVHAADLWIHRERGAPGIVVMDGFDGHVTDRPGVLLAVSVADCIPVSVVDPDHTVVALLHAGWRGVAAGIVERGVNRVAESWQSAPERLWLHCGPAICGRCYEVGPEVHAAVHPDREPPPSKTPIDLRAAVVERALALGLSAAQVSVSAHCTRCGPPDFFSHRGGSSARQMGVLGIRDSTPFVVPA, translated from the coding sequence GTGCCGCTCTGGGTGCACCCGGAGTGGGAGGAGCGCTTCCCCTGGCTGGTGCAGGGGACCACCGGGCGCGGGGAGGACGGGGAGTTCGACCTGGGGCTCTCGGGCGCCCAGCCGGTGGGGAAGGTCCTCGGCCGCTGGCGTAGCCTCCTCGCCGCGACGGGGATGGAGGTGGCGGCCCACGCCCGGCAGGTGCACGCGGCCGACCTGTGGATCCACCGCGAGCGCGGCGCGCCCGGGATCGTGGTGATGGACGGCTTCGACGGGCACGTCACCGACCGCCCCGGCGTCCTGCTCGCCGTCAGCGTGGCGGACTGCATCCCCGTCTCCGTGGTCGACCCCGACCACACCGTCGTCGCGCTGCTGCACGCGGGGTGGCGCGGCGTGGCGGCGGGGATCGTGGAGCGCGGGGTCAACCGCGTGGCGGAGAGCTGGCAGTCGGCCCCGGAGCGCCTGTGGCTGCACTGCGGCCCCGCGATCTGCGGCCGGTGCTACGAGGTCGGCCCCGAGGTCCACGCCGCCGTCCACCCCGACCGCGAGCCCCCGCCGTCGAAGACGCCGATCGACCTGCGCGCGGCCGTCGTGGAGCGCGCGCTGGCGCTGGGCCTGTCCGCCGCGCAGGTGAGCGTCTCCGCGCACTGCACGCGCTGCGGTCCGCCGGACTTCTTCTCGCACCGCGGCGGCTCCTCCGCGCGGCAGATGGGCGTGCTCGGCATCCGCGATTCGACACCCTTCGTCGTTCCCGCGTAG